One window of Nymphaea colorata isolate Beijing-Zhang1983 chromosome 11, ASM883128v2, whole genome shotgun sequence genomic DNA carries:
- the LOC116264863 gene encoding mannose-6-phosphate isomerase 2-like isoform X2, whose translation MKPLKPVFLKCAVQKYEWGKRGEESAAARIFSRNSGCPVEDKPYAELWMGTHDSGPSLVLFSGSSPDSKLLPLKEWLSQNPEVLGDRVVQRWGTDLPFLFKELKGVLGSLPEIVNLVGKESVEELLNIDRSDAKDVKAALQSVFTQLMSAKQDAVSETVLELKSRLIKEKQVRHLTTKEQLALRLEEQYPNDVGVLSSFFLNYVKLNPGEALYLDANEPHAYIYGDCVECMATSDNVVRAGLTPKYRDVETLCSMLTYKQGYPNILKGAEVSEYTKSYQPPFDEFEVDQCCLPAGRSTTFSAVQKPSIFIVLDGHGSMKIGLEDEILLTTGNIFLVPAGMEIILTANADSAETSSKDNDTNENNKSSTFQLCRAVVNSRFV comes from the exons ATGAAGCCATTGAAGCCGGTGTTCTTGAAATGCGCCGTGCAGAAGTACGAGTGGGGAAAGAGAGGGGAGGAGAGCGCGGCAGCGAGGATCTTCTCTCGAAACTCCGGCTGCCCAGTTGAAGACAAGCCGTATGCAGAGCTGTGGATGGGTACCCACGACTCCGGGCCCTCTCTGGTGTTGTTTTCCGGTAGCAGCCCTGACTCGAAGCTTCTCCCATTGAAGGAGTGGTTGTCGCAGAATCCGGAAGTTCTCGGGGACAGGGTGGTCCAGAGGTGGGGGACGGACCTGCCTTTCTTGTTCAAG GAGCTTAAGGGCGTGCTTGGTAGTCTCCCCGAGATAGTGAATTTGGTTGGCAAGGAGTCTGTTGAGGAGCTTTTAAACATTGATCGTAGTGATGCAAAGGATGTCAAAGCTGCCCTGCAGTCGGTCTTTACACAACTAATGTCCGCAAAACAGGATGCAGTTTCTGAAACAGTCTTGGAGTTGAAAAGCCGcttgattaaagaaaaacaG GTCAGGCACTTGACAACTAAAGAGCAGCTTGCTCTTCGGCTAGAAGAACAATATCCCAATGATGTTGGAGTATTATCGTCCTTCTTTCTGAACTATGTAAAGCTTAATCCTGGTGAAGCTTTATACCTGGATGCAAATGAACCTCAtgcttacatctatggtgattgTGTTGAGTGCATGGCAACATCAGATAATGTTGTTCGAGCTGGTCTGACACCGAAATATCGTGATGTTGAGACTCTTTGTTCCATGCTTACATACAAGCAG GGTTATCCTAATATTCTGAAAGGTGCTGAAGTATCAGAATACACTAAGAGTTATCAACCGCCATTTGATGAGTTTGAAGTTGATCAGTGTTGCCTTCCAGCTGGAAGGTCCACAACTTTCAGCGCAGTCCAAAAGCCATCCATTTTCATTGTCCTCGATGGCCATGGATCAATGAAGATCGGTTTGGAGGATGAAATTTTGCTCACAACAGGAAATATTTTCCTTGTTCCTGCTGGCATGGAGATCATTTTAACTGCTAATGCTGATAGTGCAGAGACTAGCTCAAAGGATAATGATACCAATGAGAATAACAAGTCTAGTACATTTCAACTGTGCAGAGCTGTGGTTAACAGTCGGTTTGTATGA
- the LOC116264863 gene encoding mannose-6-phosphate isomerase 2-like isoform X1 gives MKPLKPVFLKCAVQKYEWGKRGEESAAARIFSRNSGCPVEDKPYAELWMGTHDSGPSLVLFSGSSPDSKLLPLKEWLSQNPEVLGDRVVQRWGTDLPFLFKVLSVAKALSIQAHPDKELAPVLHKERPDIYKDPNHKPEMALALTEFEALCGFIDLEELKGVLGSLPEIVNLVGKESVEELLNIDRSDAKDVKAALQSVFTQLMSAKQDAVSETVLELKSRLIKEKQVRHLTTKEQLALRLEEQYPNDVGVLSSFFLNYVKLNPGEALYLDANEPHAYIYGDCVECMATSDNVVRAGLTPKYRDVETLCSMLTYKQGYPNILKGAEVSEYTKSYQPPFDEFEVDQCCLPAGRSTTFSAVQKPSIFIVLDGHGSMKIGLEDEILLTTGNIFLVPAGMEIILTANADSAETSSKDNDTNENNKSSTFQLCRAVVNSRFV, from the exons ATGAAGCCATTGAAGCCGGTGTTCTTGAAATGCGCCGTGCAGAAGTACGAGTGGGGAAAGAGAGGGGAGGAGAGCGCGGCAGCGAGGATCTTCTCTCGAAACTCCGGCTGCCCAGTTGAAGACAAGCCGTATGCAGAGCTGTGGATGGGTACCCACGACTCCGGGCCCTCTCTGGTGTTGTTTTCCGGTAGCAGCCCTGACTCGAAGCTTCTCCCATTGAAGGAGTGGTTGTCGCAGAATCCGGAAGTTCTCGGGGACAGGGTGGTCCAGAGGTGGGGGACGGACCTGCCTTTCTTGTTCAAG GTTCTTTCAGTTGCTAAAGCATTGTCGATTCAAGCTCATCCAGACAAGGAATTGGCTCCAGTTTTGCATAAAGAGCGACCAGATATTTATAAGGACCCAAATCACAAACCTGAGATGGCTTTGGCACTCACTGAGTTTGAAGCTTTATGTGGTTTTATTGATCTTGAG GAGCTTAAGGGCGTGCTTGGTAGTCTCCCCGAGATAGTGAATTTGGTTGGCAAGGAGTCTGTTGAGGAGCTTTTAAACATTGATCGTAGTGATGCAAAGGATGTCAAAGCTGCCCTGCAGTCGGTCTTTACACAACTAATGTCCGCAAAACAGGATGCAGTTTCTGAAACAGTCTTGGAGTTGAAAAGCCGcttgattaaagaaaaacaG GTCAGGCACTTGACAACTAAAGAGCAGCTTGCTCTTCGGCTAGAAGAACAATATCCCAATGATGTTGGAGTATTATCGTCCTTCTTTCTGAACTATGTAAAGCTTAATCCTGGTGAAGCTTTATACCTGGATGCAAATGAACCTCAtgcttacatctatggtgattgTGTTGAGTGCATGGCAACATCAGATAATGTTGTTCGAGCTGGTCTGACACCGAAATATCGTGATGTTGAGACTCTTTGTTCCATGCTTACATACAAGCAG GGTTATCCTAATATTCTGAAAGGTGCTGAAGTATCAGAATACACTAAGAGTTATCAACCGCCATTTGATGAGTTTGAAGTTGATCAGTGTTGCCTTCCAGCTGGAAGGTCCACAACTTTCAGCGCAGTCCAAAAGCCATCCATTTTCATTGTCCTCGATGGCCATGGATCAATGAAGATCGGTTTGGAGGATGAAATTTTGCTCACAACAGGAAATATTTTCCTTGTTCCTGCTGGCATGGAGATCATTTTAACTGCTAATGCTGATAGTGCAGAGACTAGCTCAAAGGATAATGATACCAATGAGAATAACAAGTCTAGTACATTTCAACTGTGCAGAGCTGTGGTTAACAGTCGGTTTGTATGA
- the LOC116263797 gene encoding uncharacterized protein LOC116263797 isoform X2, whose translation MALLLSTQHHRLLLPFPSLHQDLPSYCPTIRYPLKRRLPNASLNAPPESRLNFDLKEGQHRHFHKLPSGLNMEVIVQTGFREETSETVPPKPPLVFVHGSFHAAWCWSVHWLPFFSSFGYDCYALSLLGQGESDVPVGQIPGSLQTHTRDVANFIQEVLPLPPVLLGHSFGGLVVQSYISNMISGHANSKSGEDMHRQLAGAVLVCSVPPTGNSGLITRYIFSKPVAAFKVTLSLAAKAFATSLSLCKETFFSPNMDDHQVKQYQELMKESSKVPLFDLRKLNATLPIPLVPKDSVDILVMGGTDDLIVFV comes from the exons ATGGCCCTCCTCCTCTCAACTCAACACCACCGCCTCCTTCTTCCCTTTCCAAGTCTGCATCAAGACCTCCCTTCCTACTGTCCGACTATCAGATACCCATTAAAACGGAGGTTACCCAATGCCTCCTTGAATGCACCGCCGGAGTCCCGGCTGAATTTCGATCTGAAGGAAGGGCAGCATCGCCACTTCCACAAACTACCTTCTGGCTTGAACATGGAGGTCATAGTCCAGACCGGATTTAGGGaagaaacaagtgaaacagTGCCTCCTAAGCCTCCCTTGGTGTTTGTCCATGGCAGCTTCCACGCCGCTTGGTGCTGGTCTGTTCACTGGCTGCCCTTCTTCTCTAGCTTCGGATACGATTGCTACGCTCTTAGCCTACTTGGGCAG GGCGAGAGCGATGTGCCCGTAGGACAGATTCCTGGTTCTCTGCAG ACACATACGAGGGATGTTGCTAACTTCATCCAGGAAGTACTTCCTTTACCACCAGTGTTGCTTGGTCACTCATTCGGAGGACTTGTCGTCCAGTCCTATATCTCTAATATGATATCTGGACACGCCAATTCTAAGTCAG GAGAGGATATGCATCGTCAGCTAGCAGGAGCTGTTCTTGTATGTTCTGTGCCACCCACTGGCAACAG TGGGTTGATAACACGGTACATCTTCTCAAAACCCGTTGCTGCTTTTAAG GTTACATTGAGCTTAGCTGCAAAAGCTTTTGCAACCTCTCTGAGCCTTTGCaaggaaacatttttttctccaaacATGGATGACCATCAAGTGAAGCA ATATCAAGAGCTAATGAAGGAAAGTTCAAAGGTTCCACTATTTGATCTCAGGAAACTGAATGCGACCTTGCCAATACCATTAGTACCAAAGGATTCCGTTGATATCCTTGTAATGGGTGGTACTGATGATCTTATTGTG